A window from Sphingobacterium hotanense encodes these proteins:
- a CDS encoding two-component regulator propeller domain-containing protein — MRKILNMLCMAWLFCQIGFTLTANAQFLSLKFDHITSENGLPHNTIHGIAKDKYGFMWFGTWSGLCRYDGYQIKIYRYDAQNPNTIANNRIHNILLDSKGDLWVATFEDQTLSKYNYQTDDFTRVPYDKGPKEILGKINRRDHRYNVKFQFQQTQWHLDNNKTALVETYLPTGAQKLYTEDPSNPWAINDAYISDVYLDEQHVLWLGSYSHGINRAYLEATPFHALMYHPGSKQSLAENTIRSLTEDSQGNLWVGTRSKGITVVKKNGDFLQYKSESNNPNSIQNNYIKKVFCDSKGIIWIGNQGGLDRYDPRTDKIERLYHSSVKSNPVYGIMEDRDENIWLATWKGVVKWTRKNQSFRYYKFDEFLAEPHFWTILQDQQGRIWLASEGNGIFIVKENAEGKLQILKHLHHEEKKTNTLSDNRIYALFQDKQNDIWIGTGNGLDLYHAKNERIETLSRISNLWPSGTIAGVTQDKQGYIWVSHKQGISRVEKAKMQIRTFSDTDGLLSTDNIEGAIFNSKSANRLYFGSNLGVCHFSPDSVRTNPEPPKIVFTELNILNEAVEVQKKINDRVVLERPIHLTERIKLTHADKTFRVAFAALHFTNPNGNKYAYMLEGFDADWIYTSSNKREASYSNLPPGNYKLLVKASNSDGVWTEKASTLQIDVLPPWWESPLAYLFYFAIGLLLLYIFYYYSTRYTKLKSKLAYEAIIYEKELEMQGNKLQFFTNISHEIKTPLTLILSPIEQLKTWAEHDKKPTEQLEMMENNGRRLLRTVNQLLDFRRLETGQEKITVEHTDINKLISNVIDSFKLEARKKDINLIYQPSRFTLTMQLDADKLEKIVINLISNALKFTPAKGIVKVRLKESSNHLEIDVLNNGPSIAENELESIFEPFKQGKHKIAGGTGLGLTYSKYLTSLLGGQISVESRSHSERQPLTAFKIRLPKPLTDDMFEEQTKDFKESSESQILPTTKTIEPSSTVLSRKCSILIVEDNIEMNDYLADYFRNSYTVSQAYDGEEGFAVAQKVMPDLIISDVMMPKVDGLNFTQQIKSNTLLRHIPVLLLTARSLQEQEIEGLAIGADDYIIKPFQLPILALKVKNQLILRLRQQELFQQCISIEPSQVSMQSPDEMLLQKVFAFIESNMSNSDLKIDHIGESIGLSRAQLYRKIKSLTGMGLADVIKELRLKRAQQLLKEQKWMVSEVGYQVGFSDPEYFRKTFKAKFGYSPSEYAKSHSS, encoded by the coding sequence GTGAGAAAGATCCTAAATATGCTGTGTATGGCTTGGCTATTCTGCCAAATAGGATTCACCTTAACAGCAAATGCTCAGTTTCTTTCCTTAAAATTCGACCATATCACTTCTGAAAATGGACTCCCACATAACACGATACATGGAATCGCAAAGGATAAGTATGGCTTTATGTGGTTCGGGACCTGGTCTGGATTATGTCGATATGACGGATATCAGATCAAAATCTACCGATATGACGCCCAAAATCCGAATACGATTGCTAATAACAGGATTCATAATATATTGTTGGACAGTAAAGGTGATTTATGGGTAGCAACATTTGAAGATCAAACACTCAGCAAATACAATTACCAGACCGACGACTTCACCCGCGTTCCATACGACAAAGGTCCAAAAGAAATCCTAGGCAAGATCAACAGGCGAGATCACCGATATAATGTCAAATTCCAATTTCAACAAACACAATGGCATCTCGACAACAATAAAACCGCTTTGGTTGAAACGTACTTACCAACAGGAGCTCAAAAACTTTATACGGAAGATCCTTCAAATCCCTGGGCAATTAATGACGCCTATATCAGCGATGTTTATCTCGACGAGCAGCATGTGCTATGGCTAGGTTCTTACTCCCATGGGATTAATAGAGCATATCTTGAGGCTACTCCATTTCATGCGCTCATGTACCATCCAGGAAGCAAACAATCCTTAGCAGAAAATACCATTCGATCGCTAACAGAAGACAGCCAGGGGAACTTATGGGTAGGAACGAGAAGCAAAGGAATTACAGTGGTAAAAAAGAACGGAGATTTCCTGCAATACAAATCCGAAAGCAACAACCCCAATAGCATACAAAACAACTACATAAAGAAAGTATTTTGTGATTCTAAGGGTATCATTTGGATTGGAAACCAAGGCGGACTTGATCGGTATGATCCTAGGACAGACAAGATAGAAAGGCTGTACCATTCCTCCGTGAAAAGTAATCCGGTTTATGGCATTATGGAAGATCGGGATGAAAATATATGGCTTGCCACTTGGAAAGGCGTGGTTAAATGGACTCGCAAGAACCAATCTTTCCGATATTATAAGTTCGATGAGTTTTTAGCAGAACCACATTTTTGGACTATCCTACAAGACCAACAAGGACGCATCTGGCTTGCATCTGAAGGCAACGGAATTTTTATAGTAAAAGAAAATGCGGAAGGAAAGCTTCAAATTTTAAAACATTTACACCACGAGGAAAAGAAAACAAATACGCTGAGCGACAATAGAATATATGCGCTATTTCAAGACAAGCAAAACGATATCTGGATAGGAACCGGAAATGGCCTGGATCTTTATCACGCAAAAAACGAGCGTATTGAAACATTAAGCCGTATTTCAAACCTATGGCCATCCGGAACAATAGCTGGTGTGACGCAGGATAAGCAAGGCTATATATGGGTCAGCCATAAACAGGGAATCTCGAGAGTTGAAAAAGCAAAAATGCAGATACGCACGTTCTCGGACACCGATGGCTTATTAAGCACAGATAATATAGAAGGCGCCATATTCAACAGCAAATCAGCGAATCGCTTGTATTTTGGAAGCAATTTAGGTGTTTGCCACTTCTCTCCAGATAGTGTTAGGACTAACCCAGAGCCTCCAAAAATTGTGTTCACAGAGCTCAATATTCTCAACGAAGCGGTCGAAGTTCAGAAGAAAATAAACGACCGCGTAGTGCTGGAACGCCCAATCCATTTGACAGAACGTATTAAGCTAACACATGCCGATAAGACATTTAGAGTAGCATTCGCTGCTTTGCATTTCACGAACCCTAACGGAAACAAATACGCCTATATGCTTGAAGGGTTCGACGCTGACTGGATCTACACGAGTTCGAACAAACGGGAAGCCAGTTATTCGAATCTGCCGCCTGGAAACTACAAGTTATTAGTAAAAGCATCCAACAGCGATGGGGTGTGGACAGAGAAAGCTTCAACCCTTCAAATCGATGTGTTACCGCCTTGGTGGGAATCACCCCTTGCCTATTTGTTCTATTTCGCAATAGGACTCTTGTTATTATATATATTTTATTATTACAGCACTCGATACACGAAGTTAAAGTCTAAACTAGCCTATGAAGCAATAATCTACGAGAAAGAGCTTGAAATGCAGGGAAATAAATTGCAGTTCTTTACAAATATTTCTCACGAAATCAAGACGCCATTAACCTTAATCCTTTCTCCGATCGAGCAACTTAAGACATGGGCCGAGCATGACAAAAAGCCTACAGAGCAACTGGAGATGATGGAAAACAATGGTCGTCGTTTATTACGCACGGTTAACCAATTGCTCGATTTCCGTAGGTTGGAAACGGGACAGGAAAAAATAACAGTAGAACATACCGACATCAATAAGTTAATAAGCAACGTCATTGATTCCTTTAAGTTGGAAGCACGCAAGAAAGACATCAACTTAATTTACCAACCTTCACGATTCACATTGACTATGCAACTTGATGCCGATAAACTCGAGAAAATAGTCATCAATTTGATCTCCAATGCTTTAAAATTCACACCAGCAAAAGGGATTGTTAAGGTACGCCTAAAAGAGAGCAGCAACCATTTAGAAATAGACGTGCTAAATAATGGGCCAAGCATTGCAGAGAATGAGTTGGAAAGTATTTTTGAGCCATTCAAACAAGGAAAACATAAAATTGCAGGAGGAACTGGTTTAGGTTTAACTTACAGCAAGTATTTAACAAGCCTCCTCGGAGGACAAATCAGTGTAGAAAGCCGCTCGCATTCAGAACGACAACCACTGACTGCATTCAAAATCCGATTACCAAAACCGTTGACCGATGATATGTTTGAGGAGCAGACTAAAGACTTTAAGGAAAGTTCAGAAAGTCAAATTCTGCCGACAACAAAGACTATAGAGCCATCTAGTACCGTATTATCAAGAAAATGTAGCATTCTGATCGTGGAAGACAATATTGAGATGAACGACTACTTAGCGGATTATTTCAGAAATAGTTATACAGTATCTCAAGCTTACGATGGTGAAGAAGGCTTTGCTGTAGCACAGAAAGTGATGCCCGACTTAATTATCTCTGACGTGATGATGCCTAAGGTCGATGGACTAAATTTTACGCAGCAAATTAAATCCAACACCCTATTGCGCCATATACCCGTTCTTTTATTAACTGCTCGTTCCCTCCAGGAGCAGGAAATTGAAGGCCTCGCTATAGGAGCAGACGATTATATCATCAAACCCTTTCAACTACCGATTCTTGCATTAAAGGTTAAAAACCAGCTCATTCTGAGATTGCGACAACAAGAACTGTTTCAACAGTGCATCAGCATTGAACCGAGCCAAGTATCGATGCAGTCGCCTGATGAAATGCTCTTACAAAAGGTATTTGCATTTATAGAAAGCAATATGAGCAATTCCGACCTGAAGATCGACCATATCGGCGAGTCGATAGGCCTGAGCCGTGCTCAACTTTATCGAAAGATAAAATCCCTAACCGGAATGGGCTTGGCAGATGTGATAAAAGAATTACGATTAAAACGAGCGCAACAGCTTTTGAAAGAGCAAAAATGGATGGTGAGCGAAGTTGGTTATCAGGTGGGATTCTCCGATCCTGAATACTTTAGAAAAACCTTTAAAGCAAAATTTGGATACTCTCCAAGTGAATATGCCAAGAGTCACTCTTCGTAA
- a CDS encoding GntR family transcriptional regulator: METLFLAPNTRASLHSDLIKFIKINAFSTTPKYVQLADAVIDAIRSGIVEVGDSLPSINDLSYFLQIARETVEKGYRKLRKEGVIASTPGKGYNVCMRPFIRRRIAVFLNKLSVHKKIVYDALAKEIGDQASIDLFVYNSDISHLKSLIMGLSQDYDHFVVFPYFKEGRDKAAEVISLIPTEKLVLLGRDVEGLSGNFPIICESYENDIYDALESIREPLSKYDTIKLVFPDHSDYPKAIIKGFYRFCHEYAFEHLLVDEVAEEEIAKGTCYILLADNDLVGLLEKVQVSGLAVGSEIGIISYNETPLKQFILDGITTISTDFNLMGEYAAASILNNSQARLEVPFYTVLRPSV; this comes from the coding sequence ATGGAGACTCTATTTTTAGCCCCTAACACCCGTGCTTCATTGCACAGTGATTTAATTAAATTTATTAAGATCAATGCGTTTTCTACGACGCCTAAATATGTGCAGTTGGCAGATGCGGTTATTGACGCTATACGGTCCGGGATCGTGGAGGTTGGCGACTCATTGCCCTCTATCAATGATTTAAGTTATTTTTTACAAATAGCGCGCGAAACTGTAGAGAAAGGATATCGAAAGCTGCGGAAAGAAGGCGTAATCGCTTCAACGCCCGGCAAAGGATACAATGTGTGCATGCGTCCCTTTATCCGTAGACGTATTGCTGTTTTCTTGAACAAGTTAAGTGTACATAAGAAGATTGTTTATGATGCTTTGGCAAAGGAAATTGGCGACCAAGCATCAATCGATCTTTTCGTTTATAATAGTGATATTTCTCATTTGAAATCTTTGATCATGGGTTTATCGCAAGATTACGATCATTTTGTAGTTTTTCCATATTTCAAAGAAGGTCGTGACAAAGCCGCAGAGGTGATTTCTCTAATCCCAACGGAGAAATTAGTGTTATTAGGTAGGGATGTCGAAGGTTTGTCGGGTAATTTTCCAATTATTTGTGAAAGCTACGAAAACGATATCTATGATGCTCTGGAGAGCATACGCGAACCACTTTCCAAGTATGATACCATAAAACTTGTTTTTCCTGATCATTCCGATTATCCGAAGGCTATTATCAAAGGCTTCTATCGTTTCTGCCATGAGTATGCTTTTGAGCATTTGCTGGTGGACGAGGTAGCCGAAGAGGAAATTGCTAAGGGTACCTGCTATATATTATTGGCTGATAATGACTTGGTAGGTCTGTTAGAAAAGGTGCAGGTGAGCGGTTTGGCAGTAGGTTCCGAAATCGGCATCATCTCCTACAATGAAACGCCACTAAAGCAATTTATTCTGGATGGTATAACCACCATCTCTACGGATTTCAATTTAATGGGAGAGTATGCTGCCGCCAGTATTTTAAACAATAGTCAGGCACGTCTAGAGGTTCCATTCTATACCGTGCTTCGACCATCCGTTTAA
- a CDS encoding rhamnogalacturonidase — MRKHLTDYACLILLLLVGNILNAQNKFPDGSVIPSWFDEYKETNIDQLGKQFKITDYDIVNDSTLIQTEKIQAVIDEAAKQGGVVVIPRGIYLSGSLFFKPKTHLHLEEGAVLKGSDDISNFKLLTTRIEGQTVKYFAALVNADKVDGFTVSGKGMIDGNGLRYWKAFWLRRGFNPSCTNMDEMRPRLLYVSNSDHVQVSGIKLKNSPFWTTHFYKCNYLKMFDLTITAPAKPVKAPSSDAIDLDVCNHVWIKNCYLSVNDDAIALKGGKGPKAPEDPDNGANYNIIIENNKFGFCHSALTCGSESIHSYNIIFRNNVLDHARKMLQLKMRPDTPQEYEKILIENISGTTNSVLFIKPWNQFFDLKGEKGIKKSYAHDITIKNIDLQCDIFFDVVNSDQYELRDFHFENFKIQAKQGALHKEYIKNLTLKNVSINGKMIK; from the coding sequence ATGAGAAAGCACCTAACCGATTATGCTTGTTTAATTCTTTTATTGCTTGTTGGCAATATTTTAAATGCTCAAAATAAATTTCCGGATGGTTCTGTTATTCCTTCATGGTTCGATGAATACAAGGAAACTAATATTGATCAATTGGGAAAGCAGTTTAAAATTACGGACTATGATATCGTCAATGATAGTACGCTGATACAGACCGAGAAGATTCAAGCTGTAATCGATGAGGCTGCCAAGCAAGGAGGGGTTGTTGTTATTCCTAGGGGTATTTACCTCAGCGGTTCGCTCTTTTTTAAGCCTAAAACTCACCTCCATCTAGAGGAAGGAGCGGTATTAAAAGGAAGTGACGACATCAGTAATTTCAAGCTCCTAACGACGAGAATTGAAGGCCAAACGGTTAAATACTTTGCAGCACTTGTTAATGCTGATAAGGTAGATGGGTTCACGGTGTCTGGCAAAGGAATGATCGACGGCAATGGTCTGCGTTATTGGAAAGCGTTTTGGTTAAGGCGAGGATTTAACCCATCCTGTACGAATATGGACGAGATGCGACCTCGCCTGCTATATGTTTCGAATAGCGATCATGTACAGGTATCCGGCATTAAGTTGAAGAATTCTCCTTTTTGGACAACACATTTTTATAAATGTAATTACTTGAAAATGTTCGACCTAACAATTACCGCGCCTGCAAAGCCTGTTAAAGCGCCGAGCTCCGATGCGATCGATCTGGATGTTTGTAATCATGTTTGGATCAAGAACTGTTACCTATCGGTCAACGATGATGCTATCGCGCTGAAAGGAGGGAAAGGCCCGAAGGCACCGGAGGATCCTGATAATGGCGCAAATTATAACATCATCATTGAGAATAATAAATTTGGCTTCTGTCACAGTGCCTTGACTTGCGGTAGTGAATCTATTCATAGCTACAACATCATCTTCAGAAACAACGTTTTGGACCACGCACGTAAAATGCTCCAGTTGAAGATGCGTCCGGATACCCCTCAAGAATATGAGAAGATATTAATTGAAAACATTTCCGGAACGACCAATAGTGTTTTGTTCATCAAACCGTGGAATCAGTTTTTTGACTTAAAAGGCGAGAAAGGAATTAAGAAATCTTATGCACACGATATTACCATCAAGAATATTGACTTGCAATGCGATATATTCTTTGACGTGGTAAACTCGGACCAATATGAATTAAGAGATTTCCATTTCGAAAACTTTAAAATACAGGCCAAGCAAGGCGCATTGCATAAAGAATACATCAAGAATCTGACATTGAAGAATGTCTCTATCAACGGGAAAATGATTAAATAA
- a CDS encoding rhamnogalacturonan lyase: MSTLLAQRQMEWLDRGFVGLKTSSHSAFLSWRLLASDDPDLRFIIYRKTPDSGKELLTTQTRVQGTNCIDSSLIANRDIEYQLYLIKGGKEVLEDTFLIKSGQEIKNYFEIPLKLPTGYTAGDASVGDLDGDGQYELIVHQVGKGHDNSHLGLTDEPIFQAYRLDGTLLWEINLGMNIREGAHYTQFMVYDLDGDGKAEFVCKTADGTKDGIGNVLGNKDADYRDKDPKSITFGKIVQGPEYLTVFNGLTGEAISTVDYVPGRGTANSWGDQKANRADRYLAAIAYLDGKKPSLIMCRGYYDRTALVAWDFDGKKLNKRWVFDTEDADHPYSGQGFHNLAVADVDQDGRDEIIYGSMTVDDDGKGLYSSGLGHGDALHVSDLDPDRAGLEIFAIHEHKGSSKGAGVSLRDARNGDLLFSESIDEDVTRGVAASIDPNHRGAYMWWLVRDSVYNMQGIPVAPRPKFVNFLIWWDGDLSRELLDDNKIEKYNEGVIFQAEGATSINGTKRTPNLSADIFGDWREELILRSADNKSLRIYMSSIPTSFRLTTLMHDPVYRLGIAWQNVAYNQPPHTGFYLGPGMKLVPKQALKLVKYRE, from the coding sequence ATGAGCACGTTGCTTGCCCAACGACAAATGGAATGGTTGGATAGAGGTTTTGTCGGTTTGAAAACAAGCAGTCACTCTGCTTTCTTATCATGGCGTCTGCTGGCTTCCGATGATCCGGACCTTCGCTTCATAATCTACAGAAAAACTCCCGACAGCGGAAAGGAGCTGTTGACAACCCAAACCCGTGTTCAGGGCACTAATTGTATCGACTCATCTTTGATCGCTAATCGCGATATAGAATACCAATTATATTTGATTAAAGGCGGAAAAGAAGTTCTTGAAGACACTTTTCTGATTAAGAGCGGTCAGGAGATCAAAAACTACTTTGAGATTCCTTTAAAGCTTCCTACTGGTTATACTGCAGGTGATGCTTCCGTAGGCGATTTAGATGGCGACGGACAGTATGAGCTTATCGTTCATCAGGTCGGGAAAGGGCATGATAACTCTCATCTTGGTTTGACGGATGAACCTATATTTCAGGCTTACCGGCTAGATGGAACTTTACTTTGGGAGATCAACCTAGGAATGAATATCCGGGAGGGGGCGCACTATACGCAATTCATGGTTTATGACCTAGACGGGGATGGGAAGGCGGAATTTGTATGCAAAACAGCGGATGGAACGAAAGACGGTATTGGAAACGTCTTGGGGAATAAAGATGCTGATTATAGAGATAAGGACCCCAAATCAATAACCTTTGGGAAGATCGTGCAGGGCCCAGAATATTTGACAGTTTTCAACGGGCTAACCGGAGAAGCCATATCTACGGTTGATTATGTTCCTGGACGTGGGACGGCGAATAGCTGGGGAGATCAAAAGGCGAATCGGGCGGATCGGTATTTAGCGGCGATAGCATACCTTGACGGCAAGAAACCAAGTTTAATTATGTGCCGAGGATATTACGATCGCACGGCGCTGGTCGCTTGGGATTTCGATGGTAAAAAATTGAATAAGCGATGGGTTTTTGATACCGAGGATGCTGATCATCCATATTCAGGGCAAGGTTTTCATAACCTTGCGGTTGCCGATGTTGATCAGGATGGTCGCGATGAAATCATTTATGGGTCAATGACCGTTGATGACGATGGTAAAGGACTTTATAGTTCAGGTTTAGGGCATGGAGATGCATTGCACGTCTCGGATTTGGACCCCGATAGAGCGGGTTTGGAAATATTTGCTATTCATGAACATAAAGGATCGAGCAAAGGAGCAGGCGTTTCACTTCGAGATGCCCGAAATGGAGATCTGCTGTTTTCGGAGTCAATTGATGAAGATGTCACCAGAGGTGTAGCCGCATCGATAGACCCAAATCATCGCGGAGCTTATATGTGGTGGTTAGTCCGTGATTCGGTCTATAATATGCAGGGGATACCCGTCGCACCGCGACCTAAATTTGTTAATTTCTTAATCTGGTGGGACGGCGATCTAAGTCGAGAGCTTTTGGATGATAATAAAATCGAAAAGTATAATGAAGGTGTCATCTTCCAAGCGGAAGGTGCTACATCCATCAATGGAACCAAGCGTACGCCAAATCTGAGCGCCGATATCTTTGGTGATTGGAGAGAAGAGCTAATACTCCGTTCTGCAGATAATAAATCTCTCCGAATCTATATGAGCAGTATACCAACGTCCTTTCGCTTGACGACCCTTATGCATGATCCTGTTTATAGGTTGGGCATCGCTTGGCAAAATGTTGCGTATAATCAACCTCCGCATACTGGATTTTACTTGGGGCCGGGCATGAAACTAGTGCCCAAACAAGCTTTAAAGCTTGTGAAATATAGAGAGTAA
- a CDS encoding rhamnogalacturonan acetylesterase, translated as MLNIKLLFIMMTGLFFLQNRPAKLFIIGDSTVRNSNETYWGWGSILQEFLDSTKVKVDNQAMAGRSTRTFRNEGRWEKVLDEMKSGDYVMIQFGHNEGSKPDTTRQGYRGVLRGIGKDSLTLIWPNKEQEVVYTYGEYLRRFIKETKAKGGIPIILSMIPRNKWTPDGKTERADADFGKWAKEIALEQQVDFIDLNELTAAYYDMIGADAVKRLYFPGDHTHTNYAGARYNAFSVMKGIQKLQNSLSQSIISYEQK; from the coding sequence ATGCTTAATATAAAATTATTGTTTATTATGATGACTGGGTTGTTTTTTCTCCAAAATCGACCCGCTAAATTATTTATTATTGGCGATTCTACTGTACGTAATTCGAATGAAACCTATTGGGGATGGGGTAGTATTCTTCAGGAGTTTCTAGATAGTACAAAGGTGAAAGTGGACAACCAAGCGATGGCAGGAAGAAGTACTAGAACCTTTAGAAATGAAGGGAGATGGGAAAAAGTACTGGATGAAATGAAATCTGGAGACTATGTGATGATACAGTTCGGGCATAATGAGGGAAGTAAGCCTGATACGACCCGGCAAGGGTATCGTGGTGTCCTCCGCGGAATAGGAAAGGACTCTCTAACTTTAATTTGGCCGAACAAGGAGCAAGAGGTCGTATATACTTATGGGGAATATCTTCGTCGATTTATAAAGGAAACGAAAGCAAAAGGAGGTATCCCTATTATCCTATCGATGATCCCTCGTAATAAATGGACGCCGGATGGGAAAACGGAACGTGCAGATGCTGATTTTGGAAAATGGGCGAAAGAGATAGCGCTGGAACAACAAGTTGATTTCATTGATTTGAATGAATTAACGGCTGCTTACTATGATATGATCGGCGCGGATGCCGTCAAAAGGCTTTATTTTCCAGGGGATCATACGCATACCAACTATGCCGGTGCGCGATATAATGCATTTAGTGTTATGAAAGGAATTCAAAAATTACAAAACTCTTTATCCCAAAGTATTATATCTTATG